The proteins below are encoded in one region of Effusibacillus dendaii:
- a CDS encoding transposase, which yields MIRTQHAQLDLFEALLPPELLTLNEELTHIVKLLQDDRFMEPFMKRFRSKMGRPTIPMQTFLRMMYLKFRYQLGFESLVKEVGDSLMWRRFCQIPLTKKGAVPHPTTLSKHAQVFGDELIRELNHLLVQKANEEKLIRARKLRVDTTVVETDIHYPTDASLLQDGVRVITRIAKAMKESSTELTSQIKDRSRTIRNKVFSISKVLKRLTQEAISEVRQITGEILDVTQDVVRSGWTLLQETTEKAKSLPSKVINRLLPLPQCSPILWQLVAAIRKPVFHQ from the coding sequence ATGATACGTACACAACACGCTCAGTTAGATTTATTTGAAGCTCTTCTTCCGCCTGAATTATTGACTCTCAACGAAGAACTCACCCACATTGTCAAGTTACTGCAAGACGACAGGTTCATGGAGCCGTTCATGAAACGCTTTCGCAGTAAGATGGGCAGACCCACCATCCCCATGCAGACGTTTCTGCGCATGATGTACCTTAAATTTCGTTATCAACTCGGCTTTGAATCCTTGGTAAAAGAAGTGGGGGATAGCCTGATGTGGCGTCGTTTCTGCCAAATTCCGCTTACCAAGAAAGGCGCTGTTCCGCACCCCACCACCCTTAGTAAACACGCCCAGGTATTTGGTGATGAACTCATTCGGGAACTGAATCACCTTCTGGTGCAGAAAGCGAATGAAGAGAAGCTGATTCGCGCCCGAAAACTTCGGGTTGATACCACTGTGGTGGAAACCGACATTCACTATCCTACCGATGCAAGTTTGCTGCAGGATGGTGTACGCGTCATCACCCGTATTGCAAAAGCTATGAAGGAAAGCAGCACTGAACTGACCTCTCAAATCAAGGACCGCAGTCGGACGATTCGTAACAAGGTATTTTCCATTAGCAAGGTTCTTAAGCGCCTCACACAAGAAGCTATTTCGGAAGTCCGCCAGATTACAGGCGAAATTCTGGACGTAACTCAGGATGTGGTGCGCTCGGGTTGGACGCTTTTGCAGGAGACAACCGAGAAGGCGAAGTCCCTTCCATCCAAAGTGATCAACAGGTTATTACCGCTTCCGCAATGCTCTCCAATTCTTTGGCAACTTGTTGCTGCAATTCGGAAGCCGGTGTTCCATCAGTGA
- a CDS encoding 3-oxoacyl-ACP reductase — translation MEIKDQVVIVTGASRGLGTAIAKAFGSIGANVVVNYYQNRENAVQVAKSIGDHALPIGADVRDKQQVEKMVSQAKSHFGKPVTTVVNNALVNFRFDPVTRKDAFHIDWDDYQRQFEGSVQAALNTTQAVLADMKENRFGRIINIGTNLFQNPVVPYHDYTTGKAALLGFTRNMANELGQYGITVNMVSGGLLKTTDASSATTKEVFELIQSITPLRNVTSPEEVADVVLFFASKWGRAVTGQNLVVDGGLVMD, via the coding sequence TTGGAAATTAAAGATCAAGTCGTTATTGTTACAGGGGCAAGTCGCGGACTCGGAACTGCCATTGCAAAGGCATTTGGATCTATTGGGGCCAATGTAGTAGTTAATTATTATCAAAACCGCGAAAATGCAGTTCAAGTAGCAAAAAGTATCGGCGATCACGCGCTTCCCATTGGCGCTGATGTACGAGACAAACAACAAGTTGAAAAAATGGTGTCCCAAGCCAAATCTCATTTTGGAAAGCCTGTTACTACTGTTGTTAACAATGCATTGGTGAATTTTCGGTTTGATCCGGTAACCCGAAAAGATGCATTCCATATTGATTGGGATGATTATCAAAGACAGTTTGAAGGAAGTGTCCAAGCAGCTTTAAATACAACTCAGGCTGTGCTAGCCGATATGAAGGAAAACAGGTTTGGGCGAATTATTAATATCGGAACAAACCTCTTCCAAAATCCTGTTGTGCCTTATCATGATTACACCACAGGGAAGGCTGCTTTACTAGGTTTTACACGAAATATGGCCAATGAACTTGGACAATATGGCATTACGGTTAATATGGTCTCCGGAGGACTATTGAAAACCACAGATGCCAGTTCAGCTACTACAAAAGAGGTGTTTGAGCTAATCCAATCGATTACGCCTCTACGCAATGTAACTTCACCGGAGGAAGTGGCGGATGTTGTATTATTTTTTGCTTCCAAATGGGGTAGGGCTGTAACTGGTCAAAATCTTGTTGTTGACGGTGGTTTAGTTATGGACTAG
- a CDS encoding helix-turn-helix domain-containing protein — MLRSHKIALQPNNKQSTYFAKACGVARFAFNWGLADMNTTSRIKQNGRIEQLSIQDICDLK; from the coding sequence ATGCTGAGAAGCCATAAGATTGCGCTTCAACCGAATAACAAGCAGTCCACCTACTTCGCAAAAGCGTGTGGTGTGGCTCGCTTTGCCTTCAATTGGGGCTTGGCAGATATGAACACTACATCACGTATAAAACAAAATGGAAGAATCGAACAACTGAGCATACAAGATATTTGCGATTTAAAATAG
- a CDS encoding IS607 family transposase, with amino-acid sequence MDRLVTIGEASKVLGVSITTLRRWEKEGRLQPDEITPGGHRRYDLVKLRPELFRLQRSDRTTVAYARVSSHDQKEDLERQKQVLEMYCASQGWTFEVVSDLGSGMNYHKKGLKRLLHAILQDEVGRLVITHKDRLLRFGAELVFAICEAKEVEVVILNQGEDTTFEEDLAKDVLEIITVFSARLYGSRSRKNQKLIEGMKRVVEDAEKP; translated from the coding sequence ATGGACAGATTAGTAACGATAGGCGAAGCTTCAAAGGTGTTGGGAGTATCGATTACAACACTCCGGCGATGGGAAAAAGAAGGCCGTTTGCAACCGGATGAAATTACCCCCGGCGGCCATCGGCGATACGATCTTGTGAAACTGCGGCCTGAATTGTTCCGGCTTCAGCGCAGCGACAGAACAACCGTGGCCTATGCCAGAGTATCAAGCCACGATCAGAAAGAGGATTTGGAGCGACAGAAACAAGTCCTTGAAATGTACTGCGCTTCGCAAGGGTGGACGTTTGAAGTGGTTTCTGACCTTGGATCGGGAATGAACTACCACAAAAAAGGTTTGAAACGCCTCTTACACGCCATCTTGCAGGACGAAGTAGGCAGACTGGTCATCACACACAAAGATCGCCTCCTTCGTTTTGGTGCGGAGCTGGTCTTCGCCATTTGTGAGGCGAAAGAGGTGGAAGTGGTGATTCTCAACCAGGGCGAAGACACTACGTTTGAAGAAGATCTCGCCAAGGATGTTTTGGAGATTATCACGGTGTTTTCTGCACGGCTCTACGGTTCGCGTTCACGCAAGAACCAGAAGCTCATAGAAGGGATGAAGCGGGTGGTTGAGGATGCTGAGAAGCCATAA
- a CDS encoding helix-turn-helix domain-containing protein, which translates to MFTVQALYVFLVNGGNLEQTANDLSLSMSGLRYRIQKIETLIGQELRNPIVNYQLF; encoded by the coding sequence ATGTTTACAGTTCAAGCCCTCTACGTATTTTTGGTAAATGGGGGAAATCTTGAGCAGACAGCGAATGATCTTTCGTTATCGATGAGCGGGTTGCGATATCGGATTCAAAAGATTGAAACTTTGATCGGACAAGAGCTTCGCAACCCCATCGTTAATTATCAACTTTTTTGA
- a CDS encoding MBL fold metallo-hydrolase, with protein sequence MKIRLIRHATLLLQFGSKTILIDPMFSPAGAMSATPNTSNQKANPLIDLPCAVEELTSPDAILLTHSHRDHFDDAAANLLPREIPFFCQPEDVSYIQKYGFSNVVPIEHETIRENIRIIRTGGRHGLGEIGQKMGPVSGYILSAEKEPAVYFAGDTVWCPEVESALDRQPDVVVLFAGAAQFLEGGAITMTKEDVATVCRKVPTSKVAVVHMEAWNHCLLSRQSLQEYLAKEGVMDRVVIPADGEWF encoded by the coding sequence TTGAAAATCCGATTGATTCGTCACGCGACCTTACTGCTGCAATTCGGTTCCAAAACGATACTGATTGACCCGATGTTCAGCCCGGCAGGCGCTATGTCGGCAACACCCAACACGTCCAACCAGAAAGCGAATCCGCTGATTGATTTGCCGTGTGCTGTCGAGGAGCTGACTTCACCGGATGCCATTTTATTGACGCACAGTCACCGCGACCATTTTGATGATGCGGCGGCCAATCTGTTGCCGCGCGAAATCCCATTTTTCTGTCAACCGGAAGATGTTTCGTACATCCAAAAATACGGTTTCTCAAACGTTGTCCCTATTGAACATGAGACAATCCGGGAAAATATCCGTATCATTCGCACAGGCGGGCGCCACGGACTCGGTGAAATCGGGCAAAAAATGGGCCCTGTATCCGGCTATATTCTCTCCGCAGAGAAGGAGCCTGCTGTTTATTTTGCGGGCGATACCGTATGGTGTCCGGAAGTGGAGTCGGCGTTGGATCGGCAACCGGATGTTGTCGTTCTGTTTGCGGGAGCCGCTCAATTCCTGGAAGGCGGTGCAATTACTATGACCAAAGAAGATGTCGCGACCGTCTGCCGGAAAGTGCCGACCTCCAAAGTAGCGGTCGTTCATATGGAAGCGTGGAACCACTGCTTGCTAAGCAGGCAATCGCTGCAGGAGTACCTGGCCAAAGAGGGAGTGATGGATCGGGTTGTGATCCCCGCCGACGGAGAATGGTTCTAA
- a CDS encoding NUDIX hydrolase, whose translation MNETIKQAATMILIRNGENGQGIEVYMTQRPDTMKFLPGFYVFPGGVMQPEDRDDQIHRLCVKQRLEVDLSYAVTAIRECFEEVGYLLADFVPHQETRPLSEIRTRLEAGQLQFREWVVEKQIHLQTDKIRYYGHRITPRTVSPRRFDTRYFLTVLPRSIELIPSEKEVARAAWMDPLYALQQAEKGIFKMVFPTKDALTDLARFDSAYDAFQNGQGVGTPRPHELA comes from the coding sequence GTGAACGAAACGATCAAACAGGCGGCGACGATGATTCTTATCCGGAACGGCGAAAACGGCCAGGGTATCGAAGTATATATGACGCAGCGCCCGGATACGATGAAATTTTTGCCTGGTTTTTATGTATTTCCGGGCGGCGTCATGCAGCCGGAAGATCGGGATGATCAGATTCATCGACTCTGCGTCAAACAGCGGTTGGAAGTGGATTTGTCCTATGCGGTGACCGCCATCCGCGAATGTTTTGAAGAAGTCGGTTATTTACTGGCTGATTTTGTTCCTCATCAAGAGACGAGGCCTCTTTCTGAAATACGCACACGCTTGGAAGCAGGCCAACTCCAGTTTCGCGAGTGGGTGGTCGAAAAGCAGATTCATTTGCAGACCGATAAAATTCGTTATTACGGGCATCGTATCACCCCTCGCACCGTGTCGCCCCGGCGGTTTGATACCCGTTATTTTTTGACCGTTCTTCCCCGCAGCATCGAACTGATTCCCTCCGAAAAAGAAGTGGCGCGGGCCGCTTGGATGGATCCACTCTACGCCCTGCAACAGGCGGAAAAAGGTATCTTTAAAATGGTGTTTCCGACAAAAGACGCATTGACCGATCTGGCGCGTTTCGACAGCGCATACGATGCGTTCCAAAACGGTCAAGGTGTCGGCACTCCGCGCCCGCACGAACTGGCCTAA
- a CDS encoding MBL fold metallo-hydrolase: MSETGLMHRLPVSTPTLYPATTTNVYIIADQGEALIIDGGYENPAAAKEIIDYVTKLGNPKVTGILLTHYHQDHSPGAKALADFYQCPIACHALEKEAVEKQISPYTVQITYQEGDMITVGSKQLQVLHTPGHTRGHLSLWLETEKLLVTGDNIVAEGTTWIGPPDGDLTDYLQTLHRFLELKPALIAPGHGEWVHDTMAKIEFFIQRRLEREQQVLRLLAEQPRNAAELVQAIYAGQVHPSVLWVAERTVLGHLEKLMRENKIAKTEDGSYRTV; this comes from the coding sequence ATGAGTGAAACCGGTTTGATGCACCGTTTACCTGTCTCGACCCCCACACTGTATCCGGCTACCACGACGAATGTGTACATCATTGCGGATCAAGGCGAAGCGCTGATTATTGACGGAGGATACGAAAATCCAGCAGCCGCCAAGGAAATTATCGATTATGTAACAAAGCTTGGCAATCCCAAAGTAACCGGCATCCTGCTCACCCACTATCACCAGGACCACAGTCCGGGGGCGAAAGCGCTGGCCGATTTTTACCAATGTCCGATCGCCTGTCATGCACTTGAAAAAGAAGCGGTCGAAAAACAAATTTCGCCTTACACCGTACAGATTACATATCAGGAAGGCGACATGATCACAGTCGGCAGCAAACAACTGCAAGTTTTGCATACGCCCGGCCACACGCGCGGTCATCTGAGCCTCTGGCTGGAAACGGAAAAACTGTTGGTCACCGGCGACAACATTGTAGCGGAAGGCACCACCTGGATTGGACCGCCCGACGGCGATTTGACCGATTACCTGCAAACGCTGCACCGCTTTTTGGAGTTGAAACCCGCCTTGATTGCTCCCGGTCACGGTGAATGGGTTCATGACACGATGGCCAAAATTGAATTTTTCATCCAACGCCGCCTGGAGCGCGAACAGCAGGTTTTACGTTTATTGGCGGAACAGCCGCGAAACGCAGCCGAACTGGTGCAAGCCATTTATGCGGGGCAAGTCCATCCAAGCGTGCTGTGGGTAGCAGAACGAACCGTACTGGGACATCTGGAAAAACTCATGCGCGAAAATAAAATTGCCAAAACGGAAGACGGCTCGTATCGGACAGTCTGA
- a CDS encoding TIGR01457 family HAD-type hydrolase, translating to MTESIQSLLACDGFLIDLDGTIYRGNELLPGAKEFIAWLERIGKPYLFVTNNSSRTNEQFAQKLQQMGISAGPEHLFTSSQATAMYIREQAAADQPSVYIIGEEGLYTALREVGCRIVNRMDDAETVADTGLADREDEALRLARPDFVVVGIDRQFTYQKLMTASLAIQNGAIFLATNADKRLPTERGLLPGAGSLCQALSAASGQEPVWIGKPEVRMMRYSLQRIGTQPERTVMIGDNLETDIRAGRQAGLKTLLVLSGYSSREDAEQAEYPPDFVMNDLTDFLRIIAEE from the coding sequence ATGACTGAATCAATACAATCCCTATTGGCTTGCGACGGTTTTCTGATCGACCTGGACGGAACGATATACCGAGGCAATGAACTGCTGCCTGGCGCCAAGGAGTTTATCGCGTGGTTGGAGCGGATCGGCAAGCCCTATCTGTTTGTGACAAATAACTCGTCTCGCACAAACGAACAGTTTGCGCAAAAACTGCAACAGATGGGTATTTCGGCGGGGCCGGAGCATCTGTTTACATCCAGCCAGGCAACCGCTATGTATATCCGTGAACAGGCGGCAGCCGATCAACCGTCTGTCTATATTATCGGTGAAGAAGGGTTGTACACCGCTCTGCGGGAAGTCGGCTGCCGAATCGTGAATCGCATGGATGATGCCGAGACGGTTGCCGATACAGGGCTTGCCGATCGCGAAGACGAGGCTCTTAGGCTGGCGCGACCCGATTTTGTCGTAGTCGGAATCGATCGGCAGTTTACCTATCAAAAATTAATGACCGCCAGCCTCGCTATCCAAAATGGGGCGATTTTTCTGGCGACCAATGCGGACAAACGGCTGCCGACGGAACGGGGTCTGCTGCCGGGAGCCGGTTCGCTTTGCCAAGCGCTGTCCGCCGCATCCGGTCAGGAACCGGTTTGGATCGGCAAACCGGAAGTCCGCATGATGCGGTACAGTCTGCAACGGATTGGCACACAACCGGAACGGACCGTGATGATTGGCGACAATCTGGAAACTGATATCCGGGCTGGCCGACAGGCCGGATTGAAAACATTGCTCGTTTTGAGTGGGTATTCCTCGCGAGAGGATGCGGAACAAGCAGAGTATCCACCTGACTTTGTGATGAATGACCTGACCGATTTTTTACGGATTATTGCTGAGGAATGA